In Pollutimonas sp. M17, a single genomic region encodes these proteins:
- a CDS encoding amino acid ABC transporter permease, with amino-acid sequence MDFIELMALAGPILLKGTGYTLIFAFSAMFGGLVVGFMLAVARIVPSRWSQVPATVYVSMMRGTPLLVQVFIIYYGLPSIGISFEPLTAGVLALSLNAGAYISESLRGAIIGITRGQWSAGYSLGLTYSQNLYYVVLPQALRLAVPSMSNTLISLIKDTSLVSVITVTELLLATKDVIATTFQPLPLYLAAAGIYWVLSICLEHLQARLEKYFGRSTRNA; translated from the coding sequence ATGGACTTCATCGAATTGATGGCTTTGGCCGGCCCCATACTGTTGAAGGGGACCGGCTACACATTGATCTTTGCCTTTTCCGCCATGTTCGGCGGGCTGGTGGTGGGCTTCATGCTGGCCGTGGCGCGCATCGTGCCCAGCCGCTGGAGCCAGGTGCCGGCCACTGTCTATGTCAGCATGATGCGCGGCACGCCGCTGCTGGTGCAGGTCTTCATCATCTACTATGGCCTGCCCAGCATCGGCATTTCATTCGAGCCCCTGACGGCCGGCGTGCTGGCGCTCAGCCTGAATGCCGGCGCGTATATTTCCGAAAGCCTGCGCGGCGCCATCATAGGCATTACACGCGGCCAATGGTCGGCCGGATACAGCCTGGGCCTGACCTACTCGCAGAACCTGTACTACGTCGTTTTGCCGCAAGCATTGCGCCTGGCGGTGCCGTCCATGAGCAATACGCTGATCAGCCTGATCAAGGACACCTCGCTGGTCTCCGTTATCACGGTCACCGAATTGCTGCTGGCCACGAAAGACGTCATCGCCACGACCTTCCAGCCCTTGCCCCTGTATCTGGCGGCCGCCGGCATCTACTGGGTTCTGAGCATCTGTCTCGAGCATCTCCAGGCACGCCTGGAAAAATACTTCGGACGCAGTACCCGCAACGCCTGA
- a CDS encoding MOSC domain-containing protein, producing the protein MTVSILSLHSYPVKSCAGIDHDQAGISQSGLRLDRQWVIVDGKGLFMTQRGHARMTLIQPGFQADDLVLRAPGLPAIIVPWLTHTSEPAQVPVRIWQSDTLGFDEGDEVANWLSGFLGLPCRLLRVHPEAERVASLQHVEGWRQKHGDAAAGFPLRHRFGFADGFPFLVANQGSLDELNRRLGAKGQAPVPMNRFRPNIVLQGLEAYEEDYLSGMRVGNMEFAFVKRCARCPIPNIDQSTGLSADEPGITLAQHRLFPEGVLFGVNAVVAGAGAGATLRVGEEAEPEFDI; encoded by the coding sequence ATGACAGTATCCATACTCAGCCTGCACAGCTATCCGGTCAAATCCTGCGCCGGCATCGACCATGACCAGGCAGGCATCAGCCAAAGCGGGCTCCGGCTGGACCGGCAATGGGTCATTGTCGACGGCAAAGGCCTGTTCATGACGCAGCGCGGGCATGCCCGTATGACCCTGATACAGCCCGGCTTCCAGGCCGACGACCTGGTCCTGCGCGCCCCCGGCCTGCCCGCCATCATCGTGCCGTGGCTGACCCATACATCCGAGCCGGCGCAAGTGCCGGTCCGCATCTGGCAATCGGACACCCTGGGCTTCGACGAGGGCGACGAGGTTGCGAACTGGCTTTCCGGATTCCTGGGCCTGCCCTGCCGCCTGTTGCGGGTGCATCCGGAAGCCGAGCGGGTCGCCAGCTTGCAGCATGTGGAGGGCTGGCGCCAGAAGCATGGCGATGCGGCGGCTGGCTTTCCATTGAGGCATCGATTCGGTTTCGCCGACGGCTTTCCCTTCCTGGTCGCCAACCAGGGTTCGCTGGACGAGTTGAACCGGCGCCTGGGCGCAAAAGGGCAAGCGCCGGTGCCCATGAACCGCTTCCGTCCGAACATCGTGCTGCAGGGCCTGGAGGCCTACGAAGAGGACTATCTGTCGGGCATGCGCGTCGGCAACATGGAATTCGCCTTCGTGAAGCGCTGCGCGCGCTGCCCCATACCCAACATCGACCAGTCCACCGGCCTGTCGGCCGACGAGCCCGGCATCACCTTGGCGCAGCACCGCCTGTTTCCCGAGGGCGTGCTGTTCGGCGTCAATGCCGTGGTCGCCGGCGCGGGCGCGGGCGCCACCCTGCGGGTCGGCGAAGAGGCCGAACCCGAGTTCGATATTTGA